Part of the Drosophila gunungcola strain Sukarami chromosome X unlocalized genomic scaffold, Dgunungcola_SK_2 000021F, whole genome shotgun sequence genome is shown below.
CGCAGATCCTTGAGAGTCTCCTGATTGTGGGCGGACTCCCGATGCTGGCGACTAAGATTTGAGCGCGGCTTGTGGGCGGTGCTGAGCTGCTCCAGGCACTGATCCAGCTTTGTGGTGTCCAGACTGGCGGGGCGCAGATTTCTGTTGAGGGAAGAGCGTAGACCGTCGATGTCCTTTGCCGCCTGGGCGATTTGATTCACATCGGAAGCGCGCTTGGCGTCCACTGCAGTCTGCAGGGCGGCGCACTTCAAAAGCCGCGCCAGGCGCTGATATGCCTGCCTATACTTGAACTTCACGTCCTGCCACTGACGCGCTTGCTCCTCCACCTGGCGCCTCACATTGCGTCTGTCCTCCTGGAAACGACGCGTCGCCTCCAGCTGCAACAGGAGCTGGATGTCTTTCATGTCGTCCCGTTCTGAAACTGCGGGTGGGGTGTATGAATTCGGTGTGGGTGGTGTCGCCATTTGAAGTTCACTTTCACCTCTTTACCCACTTTTTTCTTGTTCCTCTTTTGCCTATTTAATAACTGCAAAAAGAGGGAAATTCAGATTCGATAACTATAGGTGACTGGCTAGAGGCATCAATCGATAACCGCTAACGAGGATGACTGCTTAGCTTTTTTTGTCACGCCGAATCTggcttttaaatttgattattcCAGTAACGATAAGTCCAAAATGatacaattttacaaaaaagtttgtttataGTTCGTGGTGTTATTAGAAtattattgtattaaaatgAACAACCacaaaattatgattatttagtttatttagctgcaggtattttatttaagaccAATTTCCACAATTAGTGCATTTAATACTGTTTGTATCGCTATAGTGGCAATCAAATTGACTAACATATCAGGGAATAAAACTTGAATAATATATCTTAAGTCTGATAAGATgtcgtttttaaaataaaatactataaCAATAGCTTATGTTGTACGGTGCCGCAAAGGCAAATAATAAGCTAgaaatatttacttttgctCACACCCTTCATGTCCGGCAACGCTCGACCGCCAGTGTTGCCAGAAAGCCGGCGAACacgttttatttattcgtttcgtttggaaaataaataaacgttgcttgccttttttatttaacttgtcTTGTGTATTAAATAGATAGCAGCCAAATAAATGGGTCGAAACAAGAAGCAAAATCCCTTTGCGGCCCGCAAGCGTCAAAAGCGCGAAAATGTGAGTGGCTTAATGCTAAAACTCAGTTGGAAACACACTCCACGTTTTCCCATTTTAAATGCTATATATGTgacttaacaaataataattataggGTCCCGAGCGCCCCGATCGCAGAGCCCTGCCCTATGAGGAAATAAAGAGGGACAACGCCTTCTTCATCAAGTACTACCACCTGCAGAAGATCTGCGCCAGCGAGGAGGAGTGGACGCAGTTCCTCGACTCCATCAGGGACAACCTGCCCACTACGTTCCGGGTGACGGGATTCAAGGACGAGGCCAAGGCCCTGCTGGCGATCATCGAGTCGCAGCTCTTCACCGAGTATGTGCGGGCGGTGGCCGAGCTGCACCAGAAGGCGCCCGAGGATGTGGAGCGCCCGCTGTGCCTGCCCTGGTACCCGAACGGGCTGGCCTACCAGTTGCACCTCACCCGCAAGGACATCCGCCGCTCGGAGCCGCTTTACCGGCTGCACAACTTCCTCATCGTGGAGACGACGGCGGGCGGCATCAGCCGGCAGGAGGCCGTCTCCATGATTCCCCCCATTGTCCTGGACGTCCGGCCCACCGACAAGGTGCTGGACATGTGCGCCGCCCCCGGCTCCAAGACGGCCCAACTGATCGAGGCCCTGCATGCGGCCCCCGAGGAGCACAAGATCCCGCCCGGCTTTGTGCTGGCCAACGATGTGGACAACAACCGCTGCTACATGCTCGTCCACCAGGCCAAGCGCCTCAACTCGCCGTGTCTGCTGGTGACCAACCACGACAGCAGCGCCTTCCCCAATCTGCTGATCAGCCAGCCGGATGGCTCGCAGGGCATCCTCAAGTTCGACAAGATCCTGTGCGATGTGCCCTGCTCGGGCGACGGCACGCTGCGCAAGAACCCGGACATCTGGCTGAAGTGGAACCTGGCCCAGGCCTACAATCTGCACGGCATTCAGTACCGGATCGTGCGACGTGGCGCCGAAATGCTGGAGGTGGGCGGTCGCCTGGTCTACTCCACCTGCTCGCTGAATCCCATCGAGAACGAGGCGGTGCTGCAGCGCATCCTCAAGGAGGCGGACGGAGCCCTGGAGCTGGTCGATGCGGGCCACCTGGTGCCGGGCCTCAAGTACAAGCCGGGCATGACCGACTGGAAGCTGGCCACCAAGGAGGTCGATCAGATCTTCACCAGCTTCGATGAGGTGCCCGAGAGCCTGCACACCATCATACGACCGGGCATGTTCCCGCTTCCCGCCGCCGAGATGGCCAGCATCGGGCTGGAGAAGTGCATCAGGGTGCTGCCGCATCTGCAGGACAGCGGCGGCTTCTTTGTGGCCGTCCTGGAGAAGCGTCGTCAGCTGGCCTTCGAGAAGAACGACGTGGCCGCCCTGGTGGAGCAGAATGAGATGGCCAAGCAGCCCGTCAGCCCACCGACTGAGCCGGAGCTGGATGGGCGGGGCCAGCCCGTGGGGGAGAAGGCCGTGCCGTGGGGACCGCAGCGGAAAAAGCGACGGCTGCACGGCTACAAGGAGGATCCGTATGTGTTCTTCGGCGAGAACGATGCCGACTACGCGGCCATCAAGGAGTTCTACCAGCTGGACGAATCGCTCAGCCAGCGCTGTCTGCTCACCCGCTGCATTACCGAGAAAAAGAAGAACATCTACTACTGCTCGGAGCGCATCCGCGACCTGGTGGTCAACAACGAGCACAACATCAAGATCATCAACACGGGCGTGAAGACATTC
Proteins encoded:
- the LOC128260336 gene encoding tRNA (cytosine(34)-C(5))-methyltransferase, which encodes MGRNKKQNPFAARKRQKRENGPERPDRRALPYEEIKRDNAFFIKYYHLQKICASEEEWTQFLDSIRDNLPTTFRVTGFKDEAKALLAIIESQLFTEYVRAVAELHQKAPEDVERPLCLPWYPNGLAYQLHLTRKDIRRSEPLYRLHNFLIVETTAGGISRQEAVSMIPPIVLDVRPTDKVLDMCAAPGSKTAQLIEALHAAPEEHKIPPGFVLANDVDNNRCYMLVHQAKRLNSPCLLVTNHDSSAFPNLLISQPDGSQGILKFDKILCDVPCSGDGTLRKNPDIWLKWNLAQAYNLHGIQYRIVRRGAEMLEVGGRLVYSTCSLNPIENEAVLQRILKEADGALELVDAGHLVPGLKYKPGMTDWKLATKEVDQIFTSFDEVPESLHTIIRPGMFPLPAAEMASIGLEKCIRVLPHLQDSGGFFVAVLEKRRQLAFEKNDVAALVEQNEMAKQPVSPPTEPELDGRGQPVGEKAVPWGPQRKKRRLHGYKEDPYVFFGENDADYAAIKEFYQLDESLSQRCLLTRCITEKKKNIYYCSERIRDLVVNNEHNIKIINTGVKTFVRCENRHTVHPFRLAQEGLQTSNAFMGANRRIQVEREDLVMMLNCTDPTQPPSTHELKKETQERCKELGVGSCILKYVDERFTLYTVGWRGTSSLRAYVHKDETIHILRLLGADLSKFETNKYEEARVAAAAAAQAATESGKDVVVDAEAGPESESSGEGAAPTTPMDTEEEATKS
- the LOC128260342 gene encoding augmin complex subunit dgt4 isoform X1; this encodes MATPPTPNSYTPPAVSERDDMKDIQLLLQLEATRRFQEDRRNVRRQVEEQARQWQDVKFKYRQAYQRLARLLKCAALQTAVDAKRASDVNQIAQAAKDIDGLRSSLNRNLRPASLDTTKLDQCLEQLSTAHKPRSNLSRQHRESAHNQETLKDLRIAVDCAEYDLELGITKAMNRIVDDLLPPRSS
- the LOC128260342 gene encoding augmin complex subunit dgt4 isoform X2; the protein is MKDIQLLLQLEATRRFQEDRRNVRRQVEEQARQWQDVKFKYRQAYQRLARLLKCAALQTAVDAKRASDVNQIAQAAKDIDGLRSSLNRNLRPASLDTTKLDQCLEQLSTAHKPRSNLSRQHRESAHNQETLKDLRIAVDCAEYDLELGITKAMNRIVDDLLPPRSS